In Acidimicrobiales bacterium, the following are encoded in one genomic region:
- a CDS encoding DUF503 domain-containing protein, producing the protein MPVAALVMDVRVVSSSSLKDKRMVVDRLLDRSRRRFGVAAAELGGHGLWQRAELGFAAVASSTTRVEETLDAVERFVWSHPDLDVLSCDRFWLETDH; encoded by the coding sequence GTGCCGGTGGCCGCGCTCGTGATGGACGTCCGCGTCGTGAGCTCGTCGTCGCTCAAGGACAAGCGGATGGTCGTCGACCGCCTGCTCGATCGGTCTCGCCGCCGCTTCGGCGTGGCCGCAGCCGAGCTCGGGGGTCACGGGCTCTGGCAGCGGGCCGAGCTCGGGTTCGCCGCAGTCGCCTCCAGCACCACCCGCGTCGAGGAGACACTCGACGCGGTGGAGCGCTTCGTCTGGTCCCACCCGGACCTCGACGTGCTGTCCTGCGACCGCTTCTGGCTCGAGACGGACCACTGA